One genomic window of Plasmodium falciparum 3D7 genome assembly, chromosome: 10 includes the following:
- a CDS encoding DNA polymerase zeta catalytic subunit, putative has product MNLAEKPKAFFICKFLFFYYIYKKPILPFDSLKCKISGKEIPYVCIIQILGLSLLGQRVCLYIHDFYPFFYLLIPPEEKQNDKLEIELCSFLEEEYGKARKDPSNNVCVYNIERVKRKGIYGYNEECDDFLKISFLYPNTINYFASLLKKKLFKKRIWDLYEVHINYMLHFLCMKNIYGCSEIYIDKNIYFRKEFVNEINFECIEKEERWYLGEKKYNLDNFKRNKYLEVDAPLVFTIKTINVNFSSLKRETTYDIECDIKHQHILNEKIYTYEFEKNKIKWKKEFNFDLPINHLDSFAKMWMKEKKRCKYMDMDLKRELFYFKSYENDLCFDTFDVLTERTKKMFQGFLEFMKRMQSEKDKVNYEQILEYDNIENVKKYNKVINDDMKLKEDHNFNSDMNNIEVNIKQINNNDNINNCKNVVDNEEENDMLSNMISNKKKDHMGISPNLFIQNKEQEKEKQDEREKEKQDEREKEKQDEREKEKQDEREKEKQEEREKEKQEEREKEKQEEREKEKQEERECFIEYVNEKGCIASFEINKKRKDVVRYSFKKEPPRINKCYAVINNLVDHISGRDNKNMKEKMKGNIYNRIHDNIEDENKEDTSKFEYIGKENHMENKENIRKQYEQIKSDNMKKKINIKYGNIFFLEILTEIKDENCYSSDYNQDKIKAVFYIVREERLMNLYEDYNNCMGIIATKPFPNISYLFNESEDMNNLKGTNEVKLNESKLNESKLNESKLNEEELKLCKDMYHIEDVNLCTNNCRSIEKNRDNLINDKNVINKKNDDTYGSSKELCCSKNGYHTNKIIKEITNNDIKKVKRTFFDFNINYNNVNICIVENERELIQKLINKILFYSPLSIVSYENDKYNINYINQRCLALDIGNFYKMICKLNDQKKFLDLHNAYSRNIKGIIIESLYKLSNTYNTSFENLCKHYLNINIPSINKYTLYYWYNYNTKRKIKANGSSTVVNKDIINNDLWNDMDEEHIYFPYRHITIKHYLRKVYFILLIYDKICFLKRKMNFCKYIHVDLLSLINRGSQYIIESFLLKMSIKYNYVLYSPSNKEIFDQRPILHTPLILQPKSSINFFPLLVFDFQSLYPSILIAFNICYSTCLGTITLKRKLNQMDEEKNNEKKDENIEGSLMEKCETYKNGINDKNHIYDKNELSCSNKNDLPSDEYTDMMNISEDAKYLIDLLDENINDCISSADPMIEPDIIQSNGKGLGENIPSENMITEDHDKIKYKLDMNNKLEMGNIKHVNIMNEQSIYGNINKNKLYSNEEKSLESNFEFIKLGVMKNVPSISSRIKNLKSEDIIITSNNTIYVKKHKRKGICPLFLEDILKTRIMLKRCMGMYEERVNKKLNERMGKLKLILNVATGYIGANFSGRMPCVDISESIISIGRNFLLFIIEYIKENYKFVKILYGDTDSLFLLNETTDDIQSSFKLAYEILNSINNILPLPMYLNFEKIYCPSLLLTKKRYFGFSFKNENQDNPILDLKGVESIRSDQCILVKNILIQIYFILFYFKNNCYFSYCCCCCYLCKNFFSNLICSCKELNVHKTDPCFLFTLLKIVLSICKVRRYINQNEDKYNINNNNNNNNKSNCHHNKQNGNKINDISNLSLELYRKVPSFDKVKLYKEVMNWVEYYDNENLLLKTLNFLYREKYSFLIYLFNLFDEATLHKEIEKIIQTNFEKIQNQKNNKCCFINPSNVFKSCLCVKNINENIKCDQIRCYCNVKQAMFFFYNPTYNKVDYVFNTKLFYSHLLSHIRQTLSEYFNKIYDNQISCDNFIIYRKVKLGTYKGEMQGIRRKVSLPPQAIVARKIMRDFPNSIITYKEKVPYIFTKKLKDDKIYSSVSHPHFIRGIYRSFRFDCGSTEQLEISEDNCNNDSEKNGDIEKNDNIEKNDNIEKIGDIEKIGDIKKIGDIEKNENIEKNENIEKNDNIEKNDNIEKTDNIENFPSSEKSEYCDISENEEKSENFKNSDMSEYCEYDKNELLYVDGMMEIEELKNRILGINIKKKMKKKKKKIKEINYDYYIQNLIIPPLKRMLDLLPFCSLNLDEIFYRTKRKFNWNKAKLEMFSKYYKNMDNKLLKNNNVTNKGINLMNILNEDKINNKEQNGNTKKKLNFLHNVNRTMETYKDMNNKSKIIIRLEEQGENEELKVTNKIMNSYVEINKSQNMLKKLNKICLMCANSEMEALACNYSVHCKIFFKRINLQENILKNKDSINRLS; this is encoded by the exons atGAATTTAGCTGAAAAACCAAAagctttttttatttgcaaatttttatttttttattatatttataaaaaaccCATCTTACCTTTTGATTCTTTG AAATGTAAAATTAGTGGTAAAGAGATACCCTATGTTTGTATTATTCAAATATTAGGTCTAAGTCTTTTAGGCCAACGTGTGTGCTTGTATATACACGAC TTTTAtcctttcttttatttattaataccaCCTGAGGAAAAGCAAA ATGATAAGCTAGAAATAGAATTGTGCTCATTTTTGGAGGAAGAATATGGAAAAGCACGAAAAGATCCAAGTAATAATGTGTGtgtttataatatagaaaGAGTTAAAAGGAAAGGGATTTATGGGTATAATGAAGAGTGCGAtgattttttgaaaatatctTTCTTATATCCAAAtacaattaattattttgcaAGTttgttaaaaaagaaattatttaagAAACGTATATGGGATTTATATGaagtacatataaattatatgttacattttttatgtatgaaaaatatatatggatgttctgaaatatatattgacaaaaatatatattttagaaaaGAATTTGTGAATGAAATAAATTTCGAATGtattgaaaaagaagaacGTTGGTATTTGGgtgagaaaaaatataatttagataactttaaaagaaataaatatttagagGTAGACGCTCCTTTAGTTTTTACCATCAAAACAATTAATGTTAATTTTTCGTCATTAAAAAGAGAAACGACATATGATATTGAGTGTGATATAAAACATCAACATATTTTAAACGaaaagatatatacatatgaatttgaaaagaataaaataaaatggaagAAAGAATTCAATTTTGATCTTCCTATTAATCATTTAGATTCTTTTGCAAAAATGTggatgaaagaaaaaaagagatGTAAATATATGGACATGGATTTAAAGAGGgaacttttttattttaagagTTATGAAAATGATTTGTGTTTTGACACCTTTGACGTACTAACTGAGAGAACGAAAAAAATGTTCCAAGGATTTTTAGAATTTATGAAAAGAATGCAAAGTGAAAAGGATAAAGTAAACTATGAGCAAATATtagaatatgataatattgaaaatgttaaaaaatataataaagttaTTAATGATGATATGAAACTAAAAGAAGATCATAATTTTAATTctgatatgaataatatagaagtaaatataaaacaaataaacaataatgataatataaataattgtaaAAATGTTGTagataatgaagaagaaaatgatatgtTATCAAATATGattagtaataaaaaaaaggatcaTATGGGAATATCACCTAATTTGTtcatacaaaataaagaacaagaaaaggaaaaacagGATGAaagagaaaaggaaaaacagGATGAaagagaaaaggaaaaacagGATGAaagagaaaaggaaaaacagGATGAaagagaaaaggaaaaacaagaagaaagagaaaaggaaaaacaagaagaaagagaaaaggaaaaacaagaagaaagagaaaaggaaaaacaaGAAGAAAGAGAATGTTTTATTGAGTATGTTAATGAGAAAGGATGCATTGCATCATtcgaaattaataaaaagagaaaagaTGTGGTTCGTTATTCTTTTAAGAAGGAACCACCTAGAATAAACAAATGTTATGCcgttattaataatttagtTGATCATATAAGTGGAAgagataacaaaaatatgaaagaaaaaatgaaaggaaatatttataatagaaTACATGACAATATAGAAGATGAGAATAAAGAAGATACATCaaaatttgaatatataggaaaagaaaatcatatggaaaataaggaaaatataagaaaGCAATATGAACAGATCAAATCAGataatatgaagaaaaaaataaatataaaatatggaaatatattttttctagaAATATTAACCGaaataaaagatgaaaattGTTATTCTTCAGATTATAACCAAGACAAAATAAAGGCCGTTTTTTATATAGTGAGGGAGGAAAGACTTATGAATTTATATGaggattataataattgcATGGGAATTATAGCAACGAAACCTTTTCCTAATATTTCTTATCTTTTTAATGAAAGTGaggatatgaataatttaaaaggAACAAATGAAGTCAAATTAAATGAATCCAAATTAAATGAATCCAAATTAAATGAATCcaaattaaatgaagaagaattaaaattGTGTAAAGATATGTATCATATAGAAGATGTGAACCTTTGTACAAATAATTGTAGaagtatagaaaaaaataggGATAATCTAATAAATGATAAGAATGtgattaataaaaagaacGACGATACATATGGAAGTAGTAAAGAATTATGTTGTAGTAAAAATGGTTatcatacaaataaaataataaaagaaataacaaataatgatataaaaaaggtGAAGAGAACGTTTTttgattttaatataaattataataacgttaatatatgtattgtaGAAAATGAAAGAGAACTTATTCAAAAGTTGATTAATAAGATATTGTTTTATTCTCCGCTTAGTATTGTTTCttatgaaaatgataaatataatataaattatataaaccaAAGATGTTTAGCTTTAGATATAGgtaatttttataagatGATTTGTAAACTGAATGATCAGAAAAAGTTTTTAGATTTACATAATGCATATAGTAGAAATATAAAAGGTATCATAATTGaaagtttatataaattatcaaaTACTTATAACACATCATTTGAAAATTTATGTaaacattatttaaatataaatattcctTCTATTAACAAATATACCTTATATTATtggtataattataatacgaaaaggaaaataaaagcTAATGGATCTTCAACAGTTGTCaataaagatattataaataatgatttatGGAATGATATGGATGAggaacatatttattttccatataggcatataacaataaaacattatttaagaaaagtatattttatactattaatatatgataaaatatgctttttaaaaagaaagatgAATTtctgtaaatatatacatgttgatttattatctttaataAATAGAGGATctcaatatattatagaatCTTTTCTTCTCAAGATGAGTATTAAATATAACtatgttttatattctcCTTccaataaagaaatatttgaTCAAAGACCCATTTTACATACTCCTTTAATATTGCAACCCAAAAGTTCGATCAATTTTTTCCCATTATTAGTTTTTGATTTTCAGTCATTATATCCTTCTATTTTAATTgcttttaatatttgttattCAACATGTCTTGGAACAATAACCCTAAAGAGGAAATTGAACCAAAtggatgaagaaaaaaataatgaaaagaagGATGAAAATATTGAGGGGTCACTAATGGAAAAATGTGAAACTTATAAGAATGGTATAAATGATAAGAaccatatatatgataagaaCGAATTATCATgtagtaataaaaatgatctCCCCTCTGATGAATATACAGACATGATGAATATCTCTGAGGATGCAAAATATTTAATCGACTTGTtggatgaaaatataaatgattgtATATCATCTGCAGATCCAATGATTGAACCTGATATTATTCAAAGTAATGGGAAAGGGTTAGGTGAGAATATACCTAGTGAGAATATGATTACTGAAGATCatgataaaattaaatataaacttgatatgaataataaattagaaatgggaaatataaaacatgtaaatataatgaacGAGCAATCAATATATgggaatataaataagaacaaattatataGCAATGAAGAGAAATCTTTGGAATCCAATTTTGAATTCATAAAACTGGGAGTAATGAAAAATGTTCCTTCTATTTCAAGTCGAATTAAGAATCTTAAAAGTGAGGATATAATTATAACtagtaataatacaatatatgtaAAGAAACATAAAAGGAAAGGAATATGTCCTCTTTTTCTTGAAGACATTTTAAAAACGAGGATTATGTTAAAACGATGCATGGGTATGTATGAAGAAAGAgttaacaaaaaattaaatgaaagaatggggaaattaaaattaatccTAAATGTTGCTACAGGTTATATTGGTGCAAATTTTTCTGGTAGGATGCCATGTGTAGATATTTCTGAAAGTATTATAAGTATAGGtcgtaattttttattatttataattgaatatataaaagaaaattataaatttgttaaaatattatatggagATACagattcattatttttattaaatgaaactACTGATGATATACAGAGTTCTTTTAAACTGGCTTATGAAATTTTAaatagtataaataatatattaccatTACCAATGTATttaaattttgaaaaaatatattgtccTTCTCTTCTTTTAAccaaaaaaagatattttggtttttcatttaaaaatgaaaatcaaGATAACCCTATTTTAGATTTAAAGGGTGTAGAAAGTATAAGATCCGATCAATGTATATtagttaaaaatatattaatacaaatatattttatccttttttattttaaaaataattgttatttttcatattgttgttgttgttgttatttatGTAAGAactttttttctaatttgaTATGTTCTTGTAAAGAATTAAATGTTCATAAAACTGATCCGTGTTTTTTATTcactttattaaaaatagtaTTAAGCATATGCAAAGTTAGAAGATACATCAATCAAAAcgaagataaatataatataaacaataataataataataataataaaagtaattgTCATCATAATAAGCAGAATggtaataaaattaatgatatatcAAATTTATCGCTGGAATTATATCGAAAGGTTCCTTCTTTTGACAAAGTGAAACTTTATAAGGAGGTTATGAATTGGGTAGAATATTATGATAACGAGAATTTATTACTAAAAACTTTAAACTTTTTATATAGggaaaaatattcttttttaatatatttatttaaccTATTTGATGAAGCGACATTACATaaagaaattgaaaaaataatacaaacaaattttgaaaaaatacaaaaccaaaaaaataataaatgttgTTTTATTAATCCCTCTAATGTGTTCAAAAGTTGTTTATGTGTTAAGAACATAaacgaaaatataaaatgtgatCAAATAAGATGTTATTGTAATGTAAAACAAgctatgttttttttttataatccaacatataataaagtgGATTATGTTTTTAATACTAAATTGTTTTATTCTCATTTATTATCTCATATAAGACAAACGTTAAgtgaatattttaataaaatttatgatAATCAAATATCTTgtgataattttattatatatagaaaagtGAAATTAGGAACATACAAAGGAGAAATGCAGGGAATTAGGCGAAAAGTATCACTACCCCCTCAAGCAATTGTAGCAAGGAAAATTATGAGAGATTTTCCTAATtcaattattacatataaagaAAAGGTGCCTTACATATTTACTAAGAAGTTGAAAGATGATAAAATTTATAGTTCTGTATCTCACCCGCATTTTATTAGAGGAATTTATAGATCCTTTAGGTTTGATTGTGGTTCTACAGAACAGCTAGAAATATCTGAAGACAATTGTAATAATGATAGTGAAAAAAATGgtgatattgaaaaaaatgataatattgaaaaaaatgataatattgaaaAGATTGGTGATATTGAAAAGATTGGTGATATTAAAAAGATTGgtgatattgaaaaaaatgaaaatattgaaaaaaatgaaaatattgaaaaaaatgataatattgaaaaaaatgataatattgaaaaaactgataatattgaaaatttTCCAAGCTCCGAAAAAAGCGAATATTGTGATATAAgtgaaaatgaagaaaaaagcGAAAACTTTAAAAATTCTGATATGAGTGAATATTgtgaatatgataaaaacgAGTTATTATATGTTGACGGCATGATGGAAATAgaggaattaaaaaatagaatattaggtattaatataaaaaagaaaatgaaaaagaaaaagaagaaaataaaagaaataaattatgattattatatacaaaatctAATTATTCCACCACTTAAAAGAATGTTAGATTTACTTCCTTTTTGTTCTCTCAATTTAGATGAAATTTTTTAcagaacaaaaagaaaatttaattGGAATAAAGCAAAATTAGAAATGTTTTCaaagtattataaaaatatggataataaactgttaaaaaataataatgtaacaAATAAAGGTATTAATTtgatgaatattttaaatgaagataaaataaataataaagaacaaaatgggaatacaaaaaaaaaattaaattttttacataatgTAAATAGAACAATGGAAACTTATAAGGATATGAATAACaaatcaaaaataataataaggttAGAAGAACAAggagaaaatgaagaattaaaagttacaaataaaataatgaatagTTATGtagaaattaataaatctCAGAATATgctaaaaaaattaaataaaatatgtttaatgTGTGCAAATTCTGAAATGGAAGCACTAGCATGTAATTATTCTGTTCattgtaaaatattttttaaaagaattaatttacaagaaaatattttaaaaaataaagattcAATAAATAGACTTTCATAA
- a CDS encoding pyruvate kinase 2, giving the protein MNLIHICLFIIVIKCYVNCIKKNNKHIAYDKFYKQGSNTIVGSGNGSGDLLFLNNININKNVERKKNILAHSEIGTVRNIDDINLLNHNKKNEISFTKCKQIATIGPASENFEQLEKLYLNGIDVFRLNFSHGLKSIKKYIINSIRILEKKYDTTIGILGDIQGPKIRIGEFEKNQINENDNNTFVELKEGDLFSFDLMNSLGNQNRVQLNYPELIKNAKAGQIILLDDGNLKMKILENNYDTSNIQNSYIKVQVLTGGKLYSKKGFCIPNMIMPIDVLSEKDIKDILFCINEEVDFLGYSFVQTEYDLIFLRNIINDYYESDFYNNIKRKDRINFDQNNLQMKTFDDENDFYIKEVNDYYNNYYLKNVQKYKQIYDVYKNQDLYINDNIQNHYNKNIVTNIGDDKNIIDEQHIHNNNNNNIDNIMKNYSNLYNINKDHNKIAIISKIEKPSAIKNIENIIKLSDGIMIARGDLGIETNLSNLPILQKKLINLCRIKYNKPVIVATQMMESMRFLPSPTRAEVTDVATALYDGSDCVMLSAETATGQYPILTVSTQNKIIKDVENDYYYYEYTQRKNDKLKMLDHKNNCCHENKDIQQINKYNHEYIQNNKYEQDIQNNISYFDKLIFSIRDISNNINLKSIILFSNEFNKIQKLSNLRTKAPIIVITENKYLARKLQLTWGIYPHLSKKQNLFNHDLFSLINYGCDVSKKEGFVNSPDEYSLVTFSKNINSANLLYLCQPCLTN; this is encoded by the coding sequence ATGAATTTAAttcatatttgtttatttatcatAGTAATAAAATGTTATGTTAATtgcataaaaaagaataacaaACATATTGCCTatgataaattttataagCAAGGAAGTAATACCATTGTAGGTTCTGGCAATGGATCGGgggatttattatttttgaataatataaatataaataaaaacgtagaaagaaaaaagaacatTCTCGCACATAGCGAAATAGGGACTGTAAGAAATATAGATGATATAAATCTACTTAatcataataagaaaaatgaaatatctTTTACAAAATGTAAACAGATTGCTACTATAGGTCCTGCGTCGGAAAATTTTGAACAGCTAGAAAAATTATACTTAAATGGTATAGATGTTTTTAGATTAAATTTTTCACATGGACTTAAAAgtattaagaaatatataataaattcaattcggattttagaaaaaaaatatgacacAACGATTGGGATATTGGGTGATATTCAAGGGCCTAAAATCCGAATAGGagaatttgaaaaaaatcaaataaatgaaaatgataataatacttttgttgaattaaaagaaggtgatttattttcttttgattTAATGAATTCATTAGGTAACCAAAACAGGGTACAATTAAATTATCCAGAATTAATAAAGAATGCAAAAGCTGgacaaattatattattagatgatggaaatttaaaaatgaaaattcttgaaaataattatgatactagtaatatacaaaattcttatataaaaGTACAAGTTTTAACAGGTGGAAAATTATATAGTAAAAAAGGTTTCTGTATTCCTAATATGATTATGCCTATAGATGTTTTAAgtgaaaaagatataaaagatattttattttgtattaatgAAGAAGTTGACTTTTTAGGATATTCATTTGTTCAAACTGAAtatgatttaatttttttaagaaatattattaatgattACTATGAAAgtgatttttataataatattaaaagaaaagatcGAATAAATTTTGATCAGAATAATTTACAAATGAAAACAtttgatgatgaaaatgatttCTATATTAAAGAAgtaaatgattattataataattattatttaaaaaatgtacaaaaatataaacaaatttatgatgtatataaaaaccaagatctatatataaatgataacatacaaaatcattataataaaaatattgttacCAATATtggtgatgataaaaatattattgatGAACaacatattcataataataataataataatatagacaatattatgaaaaattattctaatttatataatattaataaagatcACAATAAAATAGCTATCATTTCAAAAATAGAAAAACCTTCAgctattaaaaatattgaaaatattattaaattatcagATGGTATTATGATAGCAAGAGGTGATCTAGGAATCGAAACGAATTTATCCAATTTAcctattttacaaaaaaaactTATAAATCTATGTAGAATCAAATATAACAAACCAGTAATTGTAGCAACACAAATGATGGAAAGTATGAGATTTCTTCCATCTCCTACAAGAGCAGAAGTTACAGATGTTGCTACAGCATTATATGATGGTTCTGATTGTGTTATGTTGTCAGCTGAAACGGCTACAGGACAATATCCAATATTAACCGTGTctacacaaaataaaattattaaagatGTTgaaaatgattattattattatgaatacaCACAAAggaaaaatgataaattaaaaatgttggatcataaaaataattgttgtcatgaaaataaagatattcaacaaattaataaatataatcatgaatatattcaaaataataaatatgagcaagatattcaaaataatatatcctaTTTTGATAAACTCATTTTTAGTATTAGAGAcataagtaataatataaatttaaaatcaATCATCTTATTCTCAAACGAATTCAATAAAATTCAAAAATTAAGTAACTTAAGAACAAAAGCACCTATAATAGTTATtacagaaaataaatatctaGCTAGGAAATTACAATTAACATGGGGTATATATCCACACCTTtccaaaaaacaaaatttatttaaccATGATTTGTTttcattaattaattatgGATGTGACGTATCCAAAAAAGAAGGATTTGTAAATTCACCTGATGAATATTCACTTGTTACTTTTtcgaaaaatataaattcggCAAATTTACTTTATTTATGTCAACCATGTCTAACAAATTAG